In a genomic window of Lycium ferocissimum isolate CSIRO_LF1 chromosome 9, AGI_CSIRO_Lferr_CH_V1, whole genome shotgun sequence:
- the LOC132030011 gene encoding zinc finger BED domain-containing protein RICESLEEPER 1-like, producing the protein MTNTKRKKTLCDFFAGSDVPTKGKSHDCGPRNANLRDVGSSNLGKEHAIMEETAYRAMAKFFCQAGASPKSIENVHFKKFIAYLNPKFRPSSAILSRYCLELYEEDKAKVKETLQSLNGRVSLSVERLTYNKFNDFSYWPTSDFEETYFDFICLRVHFIDEDWKLRSWVISFRSFDAYDDYVGETIQCLLDFGIEDNICAVTVHSYLDIDETVDAIKSNLLEKKTLQLDGQLFRVSCCADMFSSLVNKAFGMIDDLISHIRLIVCWGRSLPVWNVTFLKLQEALELEAKGEYLKTDDYKGYDIPSPQEWEKVRGVCKLVGHVYNAAQVLFMAKRPTAGLYFHNLNKLRFNLMKDSASSDEFAGNLANSMLKKFGEYWRNMYLVLALATIMDPRYKVKYLEFCFLKYGGNDHSPLPSILEAIRSLFNDYVVDKSSMEYPLSDSGSDDSDTGEDLISDEFDTGEDLLEPVEVLDDPSFGFDCSDEFSKFIQTTSQPPKSELDCYLEEPIFPWTKNFDVLSWWKAASPRYPALSNLARDLLSIQLSHVTGYEAYYTEVREPDRSTTSMEADLVNALMSTKSWCDKQWRNAMKAEGSVAQNK; encoded by the exons ATGACCAACACAAAGCGGAAAAAAACACTCTGTGACTTCTTTGCTGGATCTG ATGTACCAACCAAGGGGAAAAGTCATGACTGTGGACCAAGAAATGCAAATCTCAGGGATGTGGGCAGTAGTAATCTTGGGAAGGAGCATGCTATCATGGAAGAAACAGCTTATCGTGCTATGGCAAAGTTTTTCTGTCAAGCCGGTGCATCTCCAAAGTCAATAGAAAATGTGcacttcaaaaaatttattgcCTATCTTAATCCAAAATTTCGTCCTTCATCTGCCATTCTCTCACGGTATTGCTTGGAATTGTATGAGGAAGACAAagcaaaagttaaagaaactTTGCAAAGCTTGAATGGACGAGTTAGCCTCTCAGTTGAGAGGCTAACATATAACAAATTCAATGACTTTAGCTACTGGCCTACCTCAGATTTTGAGGAAActtattttgatttcatttgcttAAGAGTTCATTTCATTGATGAAGACTGGAAGCTAAGAAGTTGGGTTATTAGCTTTAGGTCTTTTGATGCGTATGACGACTATGTTGGCGAGACGATTCAGTGTCTTTTGGATTTTGGTATTGAAGATAATATATGTGCTGTCACTGTGCATAGCTATCTGGACATTGATGAGACTGTTGATGCCATTAAAAGTAATCTTCTTGAGAAGAAAACACTCCAGCTAGACGGACAATTGTTTCGTGTATCTTGTTGTGCTGACATGTTTAGTTCATTGGTGAACAAAGCATTTGGGATGATAGATGATTTAATCAGTCACATTCGTCTGATTGTATGTTGGGGAAGATCACTACCAGTGTGGAATGTGACATTTCTTAAACTACAGGAAGCATTGGAGTTAGAGGCTAAAGGAGAATACTTGAAAACAGATGATTATAAGGGTTATGATATACCTTCTCCCCAAGAGTGGGAGAAAGTTAGAGGAGTATGTAAGCTTGTAGGACATGTCTATAATGCAGCACAAGTGTTATTTATGGCAAAACGACCCACTGCAGGCCTCTACTTCCACAATCTTAATAAGCTTCGATTTAATCTGATGAAAGATTCCGCTAGTTCAGATGAATTTGCTGGAAATTTAGCCAATAGTATGCTGAAAAAGTTTGGCGAGTATTGGAGGAACATGTATTTGGTGTTGGCTCTAGCTACTATTATGGATCCACGCTACAAAGTGAAGTACTTAGAGTTCTGTTTCTTGAAGTATGGAGGTAATGATCATTCACCGCTACCATCTATCTTGGAGGCCATCCGAAGCCTTTTCAATGACTATGTGGTGGACAAGTCCTCAATGGAGTATCCTCTGAGCGATTCAGGTTCTGACGATTCTGATACAGGTGAAGATCTCATTTCTGATGAATTTGATACGGGTGAAGATCTTCTTGAACCGGTAGAAGTTCTTGATGACCCTAGTTTTGGATTTGACTGTTCAGATGAGTTTAGCAAATTCATCCAAACAACTAGTCAGCCACCAAAATCAGAACTTGACTGCTATCTGGAAGAACCTATTTTCCCTTGGACCAAGAACTTTGATGTGTTGAGTTGGTGGAAAGCTGCAAGCCCCAGATATCCTGCCCTATCAAATTTAGCTCGTGATCTTTTGTCAATACAATTGTCTCATGTTACGGGCTATGAGGCTTATTACACTGAGGTGCGTGAACCTGATAGAAGTACGACATCCATGGAGGCAGATTTAGTTAATGCCTTGATGTCTACTAAAAGCTGGTGTGACAAACAGTGGCGCAATGCG ATGAAAGCTGAGGGCTCTGTGGCACAGAATAAGTGA